In Bacillus sp. SB49, a single window of DNA contains:
- a CDS encoding MerR family transcriptional regulator translates to MDTARPKYNIKAVSQRLGIQPGTLRAWERRYQMIRPSRNEAGHRLYTEEHIRILKWLMEKVDRGFTISQAVSLLESNQEVVVDTDNRDHSKQLVKLGDDLLDALLSFSENDAQKHLDHAFSLFTPETVAIDIIGPILINIGDLWEANKITSAHEHFASQFIRSRIGMMLLSIPTDSMLPKALLVCGPNERHELGLLIFALFLKRKGYDVVFLGQSIAGGDIDIVIDEIKPKYMFMSCTLKKNIPITVRLAESLQKQYPDLVIGLGGYAYDRLSELDKKRIEPFIVGNSKKAWEVWLKDN, encoded by the coding sequence ATGGATACGGCGAGACCTAAATATAATATAAAAGCAGTTTCCCAGCGGCTCGGCATTCAACCGGGTACGCTGCGTGCATGGGAGCGTCGTTATCAAATGATCCGCCCCTCACGGAATGAAGCAGGACACAGGCTGTACACAGAAGAGCATATCAGGATATTAAAATGGCTGATGGAGAAAGTGGATAGAGGTTTTACCATTTCCCAGGCTGTCTCGCTTCTTGAGAGCAATCAGGAAGTAGTGGTGGATACAGATAACAGAGATCATAGCAAACAGTTGGTAAAGCTCGGAGATGATCTGCTTGACGCCCTGCTTTCCTTTAGTGAGAATGATGCACAAAAACATCTCGATCATGCTTTTAGTCTTTTTACTCCGGAAACAGTCGCTATTGATATTATCGGCCCGATCCTCATTAACATTGGGGATTTGTGGGAAGCCAACAAAATAACAAGTGCGCACGAACACTTTGCGAGTCAGTTTATCCGGTCCAGAATCGGCATGATGCTTTTATCTATACCGACGGACAGCATGCTGCCTAAGGCGCTGCTTGTGTGCGGACCAAATGAGCGTCACGAATTAGGGCTGCTTATCTTTGCTTTATTTCTGAAGCGTAAAGGCTATGATGTTGTATTCCTTGGACAAAGTATAGCCGGCGGAGATATTGATATCGTGATTGATGAAATTAAGCCTAAATATATGTTCATGTCCTGTACGCTTAAGAAGAACATACCAATAACCGTCCGCTTGGCGGAATCTCTTCAGAAACAGTACCCTGATCTTGTCATCGGCCTCGGCGGGTATGCTTATGATCGCCTTTCTGAATTGGATAAGAAGCGGATAGAGCCGTTCATTGTTGGGAATTCAAAGAAAGCATGGGAGGTTTGGCTGAAAGATAATTGA
- a CDS encoding metallophosphoesterase has protein sequence MWWILSIAVLGMVVILLFMVHSAFNDRLERKEVKLAAYPYEKPLELLFLSDVHNRRILERSLLKYPQPELIIIGGDFVDERTSREKLVQNVQTLQKAGAPVYFIPGNNDHEYHGQKIIAELAALGVQTLSNEDAVIKINDERRILLRGLDPYYLGTGPRSFRQNPGDVFSILCIHDPYVYHRMHEENKARFSLVLSGHTHGGQVRLFGLGPYKRGGWAGSAEQMNLVSEGYGTSALPLRLGTRAELHSIQILPAAKGYREKI, from the coding sequence ATGTGGTGGATATTATCTATAGCAGTATTAGGAATGGTCGTCATTCTCCTCTTCATGGTTCACAGTGCCTTTAACGACCGGTTGGAGAGAAAAGAAGTGAAGTTAGCTGCTTATCCATATGAGAAGCCTTTGGAACTCTTATTTCTTTCCGATGTACATAATCGACGAATCCTTGAACGATCTCTTCTAAAGTATCCTCAGCCGGAGCTGATTATTATAGGAGGGGACTTCGTCGATGAGAGAACATCAAGGGAGAAATTAGTCCAGAATGTTCAGACTCTGCAAAAGGCAGGGGCTCCTGTTTATTTCATTCCTGGTAACAACGATCATGAATATCATGGTCAAAAAATCATTGCAGAACTGGCTGCCCTCGGCGTCCAAACATTGTCGAATGAGGATGCAGTCATAAAAATAAATGATGAGAGACGTATTTTGCTGAGAGGACTTGATCCTTATTACCTTGGTACAGGGCCACGCTCGTTTCGACAGAATCCAGGAGACGTGTTCTCTATCCTCTGCATCCACGATCCATATGTGTATCATCGGATGCACGAAGAAAATAAAGCACGCTTTTCCCTCGTCCTCAGCGGACATACCCATGGCGGGCAGGTTCGTCTATTCGGACTTGGTCCATACAAGAGAGGTGGATGGGCAGGTTCGGCAGAACAGATGAACCTGGTCAGTGAAGGATACGGGACCTCCGCTTTACCGTTGAGACTCGGAACGAGAGCGGAGCTGCATTCCATTCAAATTCTTCCTGCTGCGAAGGGTTACAGGGAAAAGATATAG
- a CDS encoding spore coat associated protein CotJA, translating to MYTPIKCYQPYHSPNDPCPPRGYACYQTPPNLYLGFQPPNLPQFSLQEALYKGTLWPVLFDPYPTPLPQGGKQ from the coding sequence ATGTACACCCCGATTAAATGTTACCAACCGTACCACAGTCCGAATGACCCCTGCCCCCCGAGAGGGTATGCATGTTATCAAACCCCTCCTAATTTGTATTTAGGTTTTCAGCCGCCCAACCTACCGCAGTTCTCTCTGCAGGAGGCACTGTACAAAGGGACCTTATGGCCTGTTCTCTTCGATCCTTACCCTACGCCTCTGCCGCAAGGAGGGAAACAATGA
- a CDS encoding spore coat protein CotJB, with product MNQAPQTDPRAQMMEQIQMVDFALVELTLYLDTHPNDTQAIQQFNQLAVQSRDLKAAYEQHFGPLRQFGGSFSGYPWNWKDSPWPWQV from the coding sequence ATGAATCAGGCACCTCAAACGGATCCACGTGCCCAAATGATGGAACAGATTCAAATGGTCGATTTCGCCCTCGTCGAACTGACGCTTTACCTGGATACGCATCCGAACGATACCCAGGCGATCCAACAATTCAATCAGCTTGCTGTCCAAAGCAGAGATTTAAAAGCCGCTTATGAACAACACTTCGGACCACTGCGTCAATTCGGCGGCAGCTTCTCCGGATACCCTTGGAATTGGAAAGACAGCCCCTGGCCGTGGCAGGTATGA
- a CDS encoding manganese catalase family protein — MWYYEKKLQYPVKVSECNPRLAKYLIEQYGGADGELSAALRYLNQRYTIPDKVIGLLTDIGTEEFAHLEMIATMVYKLTKDATPEQMKEAGLGAHYANHDHALYYNDASGNPWTATYIAAKGDPIADLYEDIAAEEKARATYQWIINMSDDPCLNDSLKFLREREIIHSQRFREAVEILKDERDRKKIF, encoded by the coding sequence ATGTGGTATTACGAAAAAAAACTCCAATATCCAGTGAAAGTTTCCGAATGTAATCCGAGACTTGCCAAGTATTTGATCGAGCAGTATGGAGGCGCCGACGGGGAATTGTCTGCTGCTCTTCGTTACTTAAATCAGCGGTACACCATCCCGGATAAAGTTATCGGTCTGCTGACGGATATCGGAACGGAGGAATTTGCACACTTGGAAATGATTGCAACTATGGTCTATAAATTGACAAAGGATGCGACTCCCGAGCAGATGAAGGAAGCCGGTCTCGGTGCCCACTACGCCAATCATGACCATGCGCTTTATTATAATGATGCGTCCGGCAACCCATGGACTGCTACATATATAGCAGCAAAGGGGGACCCGATTGCTGACTTATACGAGGACATCGCTGCAGAAGAAAAAGCACGGGCGACTTATCAGTGGATCATTAATATGTCTGATGATCCTTGCCTTAATGACAGCTTGAAGTTCCTGAGGGAAAGGGAAATCATTCACTCTCAACGGTTCCGGGAAGCAGTTGAAATACTGAAGGATGAACGCGACCGTAAGAAGATTTTTTGA
- a CDS encoding CPBP family intramembrane glutamic endopeptidase, which yields MNRKSQAEIIHEMSDREVTVQLVFTQLVLLLLALAGSFFLFDSFQAEWRKLFYVELHTWVYFGIIPGLLILLIDFILMYSLPEKMYDDGGINVKVFQTRSVAGIVALTLLIAISEELLFRGVLHTQFGYIIASVLFALMHIRYWNKIVLLLSVLFVSFLLGYMFEWTGSITVTITAHFIIDLILALSIRFGKWGGGSE from the coding sequence ATGAATCGTAAAAGCCAGGCGGAAATCATTCATGAAATGAGTGATCGGGAAGTTACGGTTCAATTAGTATTTACTCAGCTCGTCCTTCTCCTTCTCGCGTTGGCAGGAAGCTTCTTTCTTTTCGATTCCTTTCAAGCGGAGTGGAGGAAGCTGTTTTATGTAGAATTACATACATGGGTCTATTTCGGGATCATCCCGGGACTTCTGATACTTCTCATCGATTTTATTCTCATGTATAGTTTACCTGAAAAGATGTACGATGATGGCGGTATTAATGTAAAGGTATTCCAAACAAGGTCCGTAGCAGGTATTGTGGCTTTGACCCTGCTTATAGCCATTAGTGAAGAGCTTTTGTTTCGCGGCGTACTGCATACCCAGTTCGGTTATATTATTGCGAGCGTTCTCTTTGCGCTGATGCATATTCGTTATTGGAATAAAATAGTGCTGCTCCTGTCTGTGTTATTCGTAAGCTTTCTGCTTGGCTATATGTTCGAATGGACAGGGAGCATCACGGTTACGATTACCGCCCATTTTATTATTGATCTAATATTGGCATTATCGATCCGTTTCGGCAAATGGGGTGGAGGAAGTGAGTGA
- a CDS encoding RecQ family ATP-dependent DNA helicase — protein sequence MTTLDLTKALEHYFGFRQFREGQEEVIRDILAGENVLGILPTGTGKSLCYQLPAKLLGGTAIVVSPLISLMIDQVKQLKAAGYKDVTALNSFMDRQEKIRTLERLSDFSLVYISPEMLQNERLKERLDSTNVTLFVIDEAHCISQWGHEFRTDYMKLHRTIEEIGNPPVLALSATATPEVQQDIMDKLNLPNMKKRIFPMDKQNISLAVESYEKPDDKVDRIVGLLNSNHAPTMIYFSSRQWAERVSVELRQRVDKRVAFYHGGMDQTDRMLVQQQFMNDQLDVICCTSAFGMGVDKGNIRLVIHFHLPSQLESFIQEIGRAGRDGEASVSLVLHTPRDHHLPQLLIQGELPTEADIERVLHSSNRPVSVEDTLMMEAYQLSESQWNFIKYHLEENGWMNNQRISDVPSSFHLELKRILRQRLEYKHYKLKEMLSWLHVTGCRRESLYRPFQSGYREPNVPCCDNCGFHIDSVRFNVNSRVLGAGSWLDRLKSVFQIEASHES from the coding sequence ATGACGACACTGGATTTGACTAAAGCTTTGGAACATTACTTCGGTTTCCGGCAGTTCCGGGAGGGGCAGGAAGAAGTGATCAGGGATATTCTTGCCGGCGAAAATGTTCTTGGGATTCTCCCGACGGGTACAGGTAAGTCTTTGTGCTATCAACTCCCTGCCAAGCTGCTAGGTGGAACAGCGATCGTTGTTTCTCCGCTTATTTCCCTTATGATTGACCAGGTTAAACAGTTGAAGGCAGCCGGTTATAAAGATGTGACAGCCCTGAACAGTTTCATGGATCGTCAGGAAAAAATAAGAACATTGGAACGCCTTTCTGACTTTTCACTCGTATATATCTCGCCGGAAATGTTGCAGAATGAACGGCTTAAAGAGCGGTTGGACAGCACGAATGTGACGTTGTTCGTCATTGACGAAGCTCATTGTATTTCTCAATGGGGCCATGAGTTTCGGACCGATTATATGAAACTGCACCGGACGATCGAGGAGATCGGAAATCCACCCGTTCTCGCCCTCAGTGCAACGGCAACCCCGGAGGTACAGCAGGATATTATGGATAAGCTGAATCTTCCAAACATGAAAAAACGAATCTTTCCTATGGATAAACAGAATATAAGTCTGGCAGTGGAGTCCTATGAGAAACCGGATGATAAGGTGGACAGGATCGTAGGTCTATTAAATAGTAATCATGCTCCAACCATGATCTATTTTTCGAGCCGGCAATGGGCGGAAAGAGTTTCCGTTGAGCTTAGGCAGAGGGTTGACAAGCGGGTGGCTTTCTATCACGGTGGTATGGATCAAACGGACCGGATGCTTGTTCAGCAGCAGTTCATGAATGATCAGCTGGATGTCATATGCTGTACAAGTGCATTCGGCATGGGGGTGGATAAAGGAAACATCCGCCTTGTCATTCACTTTCACCTCCCTTCCCAACTGGAATCGTTCATACAGGAAATCGGTCGGGCCGGCCGTGACGGGGAAGCTTCTGTAAGTCTTGTCCTGCATACTCCTCGTGATCACCACCTTCCACAGCTGCTTATACAAGGTGAGCTCCCGACAGAAGCGGATATTGAGCGTGTCCTCCATTCATCGAATCGTCCTGTTTCTGTGGAGGATACTTTGATGATGGAAGCCTATCAGCTCTCGGAATCACAATGGAATTTCATAAAGTATCACTTAGAGGAAAACGGGTGGATGAACAATCAAAGAATCAGCGATGTACCGTCTTCCTTTCACCTCGAGTTGAAGCGGATATTACGTCAACGCCTGGAGTATAAGCACTATAAACTTAAGGAAATGTTGAGCTGGCTGCACGTCACTGGCTGCCGGCGTGAAAGTCTTTACCGTCCGTTCCAATCAGGGTACCGGGAACCAAATGTGCCCTGTTGTGATAACTGTGGGTTTCACATAGATAGTGTTAGATTTAATGTGAATAGTCGTGTATTGGGTGCCGGCAGCTGGTTGGATCGTTTGAAAAGCGTGTTTCAAATAGAGGCGTCTCATGAATCGTAA
- a CDS encoding helix-turn-helix domain-containing protein: MFQYLLLTCIEKLRGERTVSGIFHLLTGKRSSQTMQDAKGYRLDNYFAVYTDLERESLDNEIGNLERGGCIRMENDAYPVLTVHGKKALEEYAGPALTAFDGMAKHTIIHVFRQRLNLLIQTWTNINASISSFVPIVDDPEVQQWVKRMYAGQKGKLTRTTHDLFDELQVILNTCHSLEAGIFTYRMTGGGVIGLTVEQLAREFKITEMDVRICLEHMYYRLYQVSEERFPILSSCKTGLGGTSLVTESAKWTYHYLEQGYSLDDIVSLRRLKKSTIQDHVVEAALVDSSFRFEPFMRKAEVEEIIMVAQRLDTKRLKRIKEALDGRYDYFQLRLALAVAQHFYKERKLL, encoded by the coding sequence GTGTTTCAATACTTACTGTTGACATGTATAGAGAAACTTAGAGGCGAGCGGACGGTTTCCGGGATCTTTCACCTGCTGACCGGGAAGCGATCTTCCCAAACGATGCAGGATGCGAAAGGGTATCGTCTGGACAATTATTTTGCCGTATATACAGATTTAGAAAGAGAGTCGCTGGATAATGAAATAGGGAATCTGGAGCGTGGCGGCTGTATCCGGATGGAAAACGATGCTTATCCCGTTTTGACAGTGCATGGGAAGAAAGCGTTGGAAGAGTATGCCGGCCCTGCTCTTACTGCATTTGATGGGATGGCAAAACACACCATTATCCATGTATTCCGTCAGCGACTGAATTTATTGATACAGACGTGGACGAATATAAACGCTTCTATTTCATCCTTTGTGCCGATTGTGGACGATCCTGAGGTACAACAGTGGGTGAAGCGTATGTATGCAGGTCAAAAGGGGAAGCTCACCAGGACAACTCATGACCTCTTCGATGAACTGCAGGTGATACTGAATACCTGCCATAGTCTGGAAGCTGGTATATTCACATACCGCATGACAGGCGGTGGAGTGATTGGACTGACAGTGGAACAGCTTGCCAGGGAGTTCAAGATTACGGAAATGGACGTAAGGATTTGTCTTGAGCATATGTACTATCGTCTCTATCAGGTGAGCGAAGAACGCTTTCCCATCCTTTCCTCCTGTAAAACAGGGCTCGGCGGCACAAGTTTGGTGACAGAATCAGCAAAATGGACGTACCATTATTTAGAGCAGGGATACAGTTTGGACGACATCGTCTCTTTGCGGCGTTTGAAGAAGAGCACCATCCAGGATCATGTCGTGGAAGCGGCATTGGTGGATTCTTCCTTCCGCTTTGAGCCATTCATGAGAAAAGCAGAGGTAGAGGAGATTATCATGGTCGCACAACGTTTGGATACAAAACGGCTTAAGCGCATAAAGGAAGCGTTAGACGGAAGGTACGACTACTTTCAATTGCGGCTTGCTCTGGCAGTGGCCCAGCATTTTTATAAAGAAAGGAAGCTTTTATGA
- a CDS encoding ferredoxin — MAKFTIVDQDTCIACGACGAAAPDIYDYDDEGIAYAVLDDNKGSFEVPELYEEDMEDAFEGCPTDSIKIADTPFDGDPLKHE; from the coding sequence GTGGCTAAGTTCACTATTGTGGACCAGGATACGTGCATCGCATGCGGGGCATGCGGCGCAGCTGCACCTGACATATATGATTATGATGATGAGGGAATTGCTTATGCAGTACTCGATGATAACAAAGGATCGTTCGAGGTCCCGGAACTGTATGAAGAAGATATGGAAGACGCTTTCGAAGGGTGTCCGACAGATTCAATAAAAATTGCCGACACACCCTTTGACGGAGACCCTTTGAAACACGAATAG
- a CDS encoding helix-turn-helix transcriptional regulator encodes MDKEQLIAIISDKIKLIRVEQGYTQDRMAVIIGVSKKTLVQIEKGRILAGWTTVVAVIALFPGSSVLKAACGDSPLETALTIAHQRYEWEASRQEEWYWKPLEEKGSVVMEQHAVSGHYRISDYNTGRRFTSVDRTEAEMTLDRWT; translated from the coding sequence ATGGACAAAGAACAGTTGATAGCAATCATCTCCGATAAGATAAAACTGATACGTGTGGAACAGGGCTACACACAAGATCGAATGGCGGTGATCATCGGTGTCTCGAAAAAAACGCTCGTGCAGATTGAAAAAGGGCGTATTTTAGCGGGATGGACGACCGTAGTGGCCGTCATCGCACTATTTCCGGGAAGTAGTGTGTTAAAAGCAGCCTGCGGTGATTCCCCGCTGGAAACGGCATTGACTATTGCGCATCAACGGTACGAGTGGGAAGCTTCTCGCCAAGAGGAATGGTACTGGAAGCCTTTGGAGGAGAAAGGCAGTGTTGTCATGGAGCAGCACGCTGTAAGCGGCCATTACCGGATTAGTGACTATAATACAGGAAGACGTTTCACCAGTGTGGATCGTACAGAAGCAGAAATGACTCTCGACCGTTGGACTTAA
- the sigX gene encoding RNA polymerase sigma factor SigX encodes MKSFFDELYKQHHRDLFQFLIYMVKDRAVAEDLVQEVYIRVIKSYHSFRKQSSEKTWLLSIARHVAIDYFRKQKRKRDRIIETFDWTKNKESLRDGLPLPEEVAVMNEEVKEMYRALDKCSFNQRSVLILRYMQGMSIQETAEALSFSESKVKTTQHRGMKALRTHIEKAREGGGDIE; translated from the coding sequence TTGAAATCGTTCTTTGATGAACTGTATAAGCAACATCACCGGGATTTATTTCAATTTCTTATCTATATGGTCAAGGACCGTGCTGTTGCAGAAGATCTCGTGCAGGAAGTGTACATACGTGTCATAAAATCCTATCATTCCTTTCGAAAGCAAAGCTCAGAAAAGACGTGGCTGCTTTCCATTGCCCGTCACGTGGCCATCGACTATTTTCGGAAGCAGAAGAGAAAAAGGGATCGTATTATAGAAACATTTGATTGGACGAAGAATAAGGAGAGCTTACGCGATGGTCTCCCTCTGCCTGAGGAAGTAGCTGTAATGAACGAAGAGGTGAAGGAAATGTACAGAGCTTTGGATAAGTGTTCTTTTAATCAGAGGAGTGTGCTCATACTCCGCTATATGCAGGGAATGTCCATTCAGGAAACAGCAGAGGCTCTTTCTTTCAGTGAAAGCAAAGTGAAAACGACGCAGCATCGTGGTATGAAAGCCTTGAGAACCCATATAGAAAAAGCGAGGGAAGGAGGAGGAGACATTGAGTAA
- a CDS encoding ECF transporter S component, with translation MNTYKLTLIAMLSALAVAGRMALANIPNVQPVTAIIIIAGFWLGPVGGVLVAFVTTLTSNLLLGMGMWTVWQITAWGLIGVGAGILGKILPKLPVWLLSVYGFLSGIFYGFVLSLTMHVAGQPFWAYYLAGIPMDINHAVSNTVFLIVMAPVLGRLFRRYPLTNHRLDPAGKLP, from the coding sequence ATGAACACATATAAACTGACGTTGATTGCCATGCTGTCAGCATTAGCTGTTGCGGGCCGAATGGCTCTTGCCAATATTCCTAATGTTCAGCCTGTAACGGCGATTATTATCATCGCCGGATTTTGGCTGGGTCCAGTTGGAGGTGTACTGGTTGCTTTCGTAACGACACTGACTTCCAACCTCCTCCTCGGCATGGGTATGTGGACCGTATGGCAGATAACAGCCTGGGGTTTAATCGGTGTCGGAGCAGGTATCTTAGGTAAGATTCTTCCTAAGCTTCCGGTATGGTTGTTATCTGTATATGGTTTTTTGAGTGGTATCTTCTATGGCTTTGTCCTGTCTCTCACGATGCATGTCGCAGGACAGCCCTTCTGGGCCTATTATCTGGCAGGGATTCCTATGGACATCAATCATGCGGTTTCAAACACTGTTTTTCTGATTGTTATGGCTCCTGTATTAGGACGGTTGTTCAGACGTTACCCATTAACAAACCATAGATTGGACCCAGCAGGAAAGCTGCCCTAG
- a CDS encoding DUF4430 domain-containing protein, with protein MLQKWYRLMMAAFLAVGVLAGCGAQEDEEKSAETTEQQEQEITVEVELSQDNGAEEIASESITAEEGTNLMQVMEDNFKVEQSGGFINTIEGVGGDEKKAWMYTVNGEEGQVGAEDYELKDGDQVTFDYHAWE; from the coding sequence ATGTTACAGAAATGGTATCGCCTGATGATGGCGGCCTTCCTTGCCGTCGGTGTTTTGGCAGGATGCGGCGCGCAGGAAGATGAAGAAAAGAGTGCAGAAACGACCGAACAGCAGGAACAGGAAATTACCGTAGAGGTGGAGCTTTCACAAGATAATGGTGCCGAAGAAATTGCTTCTGAATCGATTACTGCCGAAGAAGGTACGAATCTGATGCAGGTGATGGAGGACAATTTCAAAGTGGAACAGTCCGGAGGATTCATCAACACCATTGAAGGTGTTGGAGGCGATGAAAAGAAAGCATGGATGTACACTGTCAATGGAGAAGAAGGTCAAGTCGGCGCAGAAGATTATGAATTGAAAGATGGAGATCAGGTTACCTTCGATTATCATGCGTGGGAATGA
- a CDS encoding ATP-binding protein — MFWRSVVGKLWFTILLLVCFVLFILTILLLEFFQNYHILEAESDLLQTADKISQVVDRYESDEDLLLSSTILVKDPASSAVIVWGPGDSLFAESESEAMPQLDDAWFRKDPELRAVMENGKDVKKIADMQEHASGVMVVGTPLENSSGAVFVYQSLDTVEETSEQTTKIIFLGAGIAIILTTIFAFFLSTRITAPLIKMRKGAMELAKGEFHTKIPIRTHDEIGELAMAFNRMGRELKFHINALNQEKEQLSGILRSMADGVITINRQGDVLITNPPAQQYLKAADFERDPSRDKEEELRLPEPLKELFQSVITEEHESMVEVSVQGRSWVIIMTPLYDREKVRGAVAVLRDMTEERRLNKLRKDFIANVSHELRTPISMLQGYSEAIVDDIAETKEDKNELAQIIHDESLRIGRLVNELLDLARMEAGHIQLAHDTIEMGPYMQKIIRKFSGLAGDKQVNLTLDLAPELGRLTFDPDRIEQVFTNLIDNAIRHTEEGGEVNVTVVPDGNDWVASVNDSGMGIAEEDLPFVFERFYKADKSRKRKTKDYKKGTGLGLAIAKNIVEGHDGEISVHSRLGEGTTFTFRIPFIHG; from the coding sequence ATGTTCTGGCGGAGTGTTGTCGGGAAACTCTGGTTCACCATCCTCCTGCTTGTATGCTTCGTCCTTTTTATCCTTACCATTCTGCTGCTTGAGTTCTTCCAAAACTATCACATACTCGAAGCGGAAAGCGATCTGCTTCAGACAGCCGACAAGATCTCTCAAGTTGTCGACCGCTATGAATCTGATGAAGACCTTCTGCTTTCATCGACTATTTTAGTTAAAGATCCAGCGAGCAGCGCAGTCATTGTCTGGGGACCCGGCGACAGTCTTTTCGCTGAAAGTGAATCCGAAGCGATGCCGCAGCTTGATGATGCGTGGTTTCGGAAGGACCCTGAACTTCGGGCCGTTATGGAAAATGGTAAAGACGTCAAAAAGATTGCAGATATGCAGGAGCATGCCTCCGGTGTGATGGTAGTTGGAACACCTCTTGAGAATAGCTCTGGAGCGGTCTTTGTCTATCAATCGCTCGACACCGTAGAAGAGACCTCGGAGCAAACGACGAAAATCATATTTCTTGGAGCAGGGATCGCGATTATTTTAACTACAATTTTTGCCTTTTTCCTGTCTACGAGAATAACAGCTCCACTTATTAAAATGAGAAAGGGAGCTATGGAACTCGCTAAGGGAGAGTTTCATACGAAAATCCCGATCCGAACGCATGATGAAATCGGCGAGCTTGCCATGGCTTTTAATCGGATGGGAAGAGAGTTGAAATTTCATATTAATGCTTTGAATCAAGAGAAAGAACAACTCTCAGGGATCCTGCGTTCCATGGCGGACGGTGTCATAACCATCAATCGTCAAGGAGATGTGCTCATAACGAACCCTCCAGCCCAGCAGTATTTGAAAGCCGCTGATTTCGAACGGGATCCGTCCCGGGATAAGGAAGAGGAGCTTCGTCTGCCGGAGCCTTTAAAAGAGCTCTTTCAAAGTGTTATAACAGAGGAACATGAATCCATGGTGGAAGTATCCGTACAAGGTCGCTCATGGGTGATCATTATGACCCCTCTCTATGACAGGGAAAAGGTTCGTGGCGCCGTCGCGGTTCTGCGTGATATGACGGAAGAACGGAGACTAAATAAGCTTCGTAAAGATTTTATAGCCAATGTTTCGCACGAACTACGCACTCCAATTTCTATGCTTCAGGGATACAGCGAGGCAATTGTGGATGATATTGCAGAAACTAAAGAAGACAAAAACGAGCTGGCTCAGATCATTCATGATGAATCCCTCAGGATCGGCAGATTGGTCAACGAGCTGCTGGATTTGGCCCGTATGGAAGCGGGGCATATTCAGCTCGCTCATGATACGATCGAAATGGGACCGTATATGCAGAAGATTATCCGGAAGTTCAGTGGTCTGGCAGGTGATAAACAGGTGAACCTTACGCTTGATCTTGCTCCTGAACTCGGCAGGCTTACCTTTGATCCGGATCGTATTGAACAAGTGTTCACGAACTTGATTGATAATGCCATCCGCCACACGGAAGAAGGCGGAGAAGTAAATGTGACGGTCGTTCCAGACGGGAATGACTGGGTCGCTTCGGTAAACGACAGCGGTATGGGCATTGCTGAAGAAGACCTGCCATTTGTATTTGAACGCTTCTATAAGGCGGACAAATCCAGGAAGCGAAAAACGAAGGATTATAAGAAAGGAACCGGTCTCGGTCTCGCCATTGCAAAGAACATCGTCGAGGGGCACGACGGGGAGATCAGCGTCCACAGCAGGCTTGGGGAAGGGACGACCTTTACCTTCCGCATCCCTTTCATTCATGGGTAA